The DNA region CAAAAACCCAAAACAGGCGCAAAAATTAATCGGGGTTGTCCCGCAGGAAATTGCTCTATATGAGACAATGTCTGCCAGGGAAAATCTGAAATTTTGGGGAAGGATGTACAATCTGTCCGGAAAGGCTCTAGAAAAAAGTGTCGACGAAGTCCTCGAAATTATTGGCTTAACTGAAAGGGCAAAAGATAAGATTGAGACCTTCTCAGGCGGGATGAAAAGGCGGGTAAATATTGGCGCGGCTATTTTACATCATCCGCAAATACTAATTATGGATGAGCCAACAGTGGGAATTGATCCCCAATCAAGAAATCACATTTTAGAAACGGTAAAACGATTAAACAATCAGGGAATGACGATTATTTACACTAGTCATTATATGGAAGAGGTGGAATACCTTTGTGAACGAATTGGGATTATTGATCACGGCGAATTAATTGCTTGTGGTACGTTACGTGAACTTAGGGAGACAATTGGTGATCGTTCAAGGATGATTATTATGTTTAATAGGGAAAGAGCTGATTTGGTAAAGATTAATCAAACCTTAACGAGTTTATTTCTTGAAAAAGATTTCGAGGTCAACGACAGCCAAATAGTCGTTTTTCATAAACAGCCTCAGTTAATATTAAGTGATCTTATCCAAGGTGTGACAGAAACTGGGACGAAGGTTACCTCTGTAGAAATTGTCGAACCAAACCTTGAAAGTGTCTTTTTGCATCTAACAGGAAGAAATTTAAGAGATTAGGGGGGGTAAATATGTTTTTCTGGTGGCTTGCTTTAAAAGATTTACTTACCATCGTCCGTGATAAAAAGGCCCTTTTAACCCTTATCTTGATGCCGCTGCTGTTAATCGCGATTTTAGGATCAGCCTTTGGCGATATGTTGAAGGAGCCCGAAGATAGTACGATTCAGAAATTCACTCTGGGAGTGGTTAATTTAGATAAAGGTCAGCTTAGTAAACTATTAACAACTGAGGTTTTTGAAAAACAATTATCAAGTCAGATTGATGTTGTTTATTATCAGGAAGAAGAATTATCTAAAAAAATCAATGCCCGCAAACTTGATGTGGGGATTGTCATTGAATCAGATTTCACCTCAGCATTGATGTCGGGAAAATCAGCTAAAATAAAGCTATTAACGGTTCCTGACCCTGGAATAAAATCGACGATTGTTTCAAGCGTGATTGAACAATTTTCACAATCGATTCCAGTCGAGGCGACAGCGGCTAGCCTCGCCCAACCTGTCGCTGGGAATACAGATGTCCTCTCCCAAGAAAGACAAAACAATCAACCGCTCCTAAATGAATCAGCCATCGATGCAAAAACAACACCAGTCAGTTCTTTTCAATACTATGCCGCAGCAATGAGTGTAATGTTTTTATTAATGACCGTCGTTCAGGGAGTTTCCACAATGATTCTTGAAAA from Neobacillus sp. FSL H8-0543 includes:
- a CDS encoding ABC transporter ATP-binding protein, producing MLSVHDLRKSFGELEAVKGVSFTVEKGESFSLLGPNGAGKSTIINMITGLFSPTAGAIHINDINVVKNPKQAQKLIGVVPQEIALYETMSARENLKFWGRMYNLSGKALEKSVDEVLEIIGLTERAKDKIETFSGGMKRRVNIGAAILHHPQILIMDEPTVGIDPQSRNHILETVKRLNNQGMTIIYTSHYMEEVEYLCERIGIIDHGELIACGTLRELRETIGDRSRMIIMFNRERADLVKINQTLTSLFLEKDFEVNDSQIVVFHKQPQLILSDLIQGVTETGTKVTSVEIVEPNLESVFLHLTGRNLRD
- a CDS encoding ABC transporter permease, with protein sequence MFFWWLALKDLLTIVRDKKALLTLILMPLLLIAILGSAFGDMLKEPEDSTIQKFTLGVVNLDKGQLSKLLTTEVFEKQLSSQIDVVYYQEEELSKKINARKLDVGIVIESDFTSALMSGKSAKIKLLTVPDPGIKSTIVSSVIEQFSQSIPVEATAASLAQPVAGNTDVLSQERQNNQPLLNESAIDAKTTPVSSFQYYAAAMSVMFLLMTVVQGVSTMILEKEQEVYKRLLLTHLTYNNYLAGKMLGLIIICSVQSAIIIIGTSVLFGVDWGNSLLGIMLMTIAFVVNACGLGVMAGSFIKTEKSFSVAGSLGTQIMAALGGSMVPLYVFPEWVNLVTKFLPNGLALQTYLEFMSGASFIDALPAISGSIGLGVIFFAIGLIRLSRERSGRFA